A genomic stretch from Telopea speciosissima isolate NSW1024214 ecotype Mountain lineage chromosome 7, Tspe_v1, whole genome shotgun sequence includes:
- the LOC122667510 gene encoding putative protease Do-like 14, which produces MRDLLNKLSLLSQRPIKSSGRSLVIEIAALAAAGAGVLWSNDRNSDTKTTISVSVSPQLRELAFLACPAKVETPPFLPSDDSPLGLKRLLFSRTDSVPSTDYRKDASGEVGDGSKCCPGCLGRDSIANAASTVGPAVVNLSVAQGLYGMPLGKSIGSGTIIDSDGTILTCAHVVVDFQSMRTVSKGKVDVTLQDGRMFEGTVVNADFHSDIAVVKIKSKTPLPTAKLGSSFKLRPGDWVIAMGCPLSLQNTITAGIVSCVDRKSSDLGLGGMHREYLQTDCAINEGNSGGPLVNLNGEVVGVNIMKIMAADGLSFAVPIDSVSKIVEHFKKIGRVVRPWLGLKMLDLNELIIAQLKERDPMFPDVSKGVLVTMVTPGSPADHAGFRPRDVVIEFEGKPVGSIKEIIEIMRDKVGRPLKVIVKRGNTNLVSLIVVPEEGNPDM; this is translated from the exons ATGAGGGATCTGCTC AATAAATTGTCTCTGCTATCGCAGAGGCCTATCAAAAGCTCCGGCCGGAGCTTGGTTATTGAGATAGCAGCATTGGCCGCTGCCGGAGCCGGTGTATTATGGTCAAACGACCGCAATTCTGATACCA AAACCACCATATCAGTTTCAGTCTCCCCTCAATTGCGCGAATTAGCGTTTCTGGCATGTCCAGCTAAAGTAGAAACTCCTCCATTTTTGCCATCTGACGATTCGCCATTAG GGCTTAAGCGGCTACTTTTCTCTAGAACCGATTCAGTTCCGTCAACGGATTATAGGAAAGATGCTTCTGGCGAAGTGGGAGATGGTTCGAAATGTTGTCCTGGATGTTTAGGTAGAGACTCTATCGCCAATGCAGCTTCTACGGTTGGTCCTGCTGTCGTCAACTTGTCTGTAGCACAAG GTTTATATGGAATGCCTTTGGGAAAGAGTATAGGCTCAGGAACCATTATAGATTCTGATGGTACAATCTTAACTTGTGCTCATGTCGTTGTAGACTTCCAAAGCATGAGAACTGTATCGAAGGGGA AGGTTGATGTGACTCTACAAGATGGTAGGATGTTTGAAGGTACAGTTGTCAATGCTGATTTCCATTCTGACATTGCTGTTGTGAAGATCAAATCAAAAACTCCACTGCCAACGGCTAAACTTGGGTCGTCATTTAAGCTTCGTCCAGGAGACTGGGTGATTGCCATGGGCTGCCCCCTTTCTCTTCAAAATACAATTACAGCTGGTATTGTCAG TTGCGTTGACCGTAAAAGCAGCGACTTAGGTCTTGGTGGGATGCATAGAGAGTATCTACAGACAGATTGTGCAATCAATGAG GGAAACTCCGGTGGACCCCTTGTTAATCTTAATGGAGAAGTTGTTGGAGTTAATATTATGAAAATAATGGCTGCTGATGGTTTAAGTTTTGCTGTACCAATTGACTCAGTTTCCAAGATTGTTGAGCACTTCAAGAAAATTGG GCGAGTTGTTCGGCCTTGGCTTGGATTGAAAATGCTTGATCTTAATGAGTTGATTATAGCTCAGCTGAAAGAAAGAGATCCCATGTTCCCTGATGTCAGCAAAGGTGTGCTTGTGACCATG GTAACGCCAGGATCCCCGGCTGATCATGCTGGATTCCGCCCAAGAGATGTAGTCATTGAATTTGAAGGGAAGCCTGTTGGAAGCATCAAGGAG ATCATTGAGATAATGCGAGATAAGGTTGGGAGACCCTTGAAGGTGATTGTCAAAAGAGGAAACACCAACTTAGTAAGTCTGATTGTCGTGCCAGAGGAGGGAAACCCAGACATGTAA